In one Neobacillus sp. CF12 genomic region, the following are encoded:
- a CDS encoding RMD1 family protein: MRDLTFKAFAITNEIDLNKIAVHCGIPKKFTWEEPLILRGDILKSILLRNVDETQMVLIFSFGSIVFINHTSPNEITTLLNYLYSFEQDIDVNSAARYSDDYSLHVKETETIELTDEYVVVPEYESYYPELISTVLAKSVALEKTEEQLGQINDKLETMIDRLEKGKLRIGNKELARTTAKIIRHEYNTLAYIMILDKPDITWTSSTAGEFYDRMLEFFELNDRYKILKSKTEILYNIMDGFSTISHSIRGLFVEWIIVILILFEIVLSLLGIFGLLP; encoded by the coding sequence ATGAGAGATCTAACCTTTAAAGCTTTTGCGATTACAAATGAGATAGATTTAAACAAAATCGCCGTTCATTGTGGAATTCCGAAGAAATTCACTTGGGAGGAGCCATTAATATTAAGAGGAGATATTCTAAAATCGATCCTATTAAGAAATGTAGACGAGACACAAATGGTACTTATTTTTTCTTTCGGGAGCATTGTCTTTATAAATCATACTTCTCCAAATGAGATCACCACGCTTTTAAACTACCTCTACTCCTTTGAGCAGGATATTGATGTCAATAGTGCTGCTAGATATAGTGATGATTACAGCCTTCATGTAAAGGAAACTGAAACCATTGAATTGACGGACGAATATGTGGTCGTACCTGAATATGAGAGTTATTATCCTGAATTAATTTCGACCGTCCTAGCTAAGTCAGTAGCATTGGAAAAAACGGAGGAACAACTTGGGCAAATTAATGATAAGCTTGAGACGATGATTGACCGCTTGGAAAAAGGCAAATTGCGAATCGGGAATAAGGAACTAGCAAGAACGACAGCAAAAATTATCCGCCACGAGTATAATACCCTTGCCTATATCATGATTCTCGATAAGCCTGATATTACCTGGACAAGCAGTACCGCTGGTGAATTTTATGACAGAATGCTCGAGTTTTTTGAACTGAATGATCGGTATAAGATACTAAAAAGTAAAACTGAAATACTTTATAACATCATGGATGGTTTTTCAACGATCAGCCACTCCATTCGTGGACTATTTGTGGAATGGATCATCGTGATTTTGATCCTCTTTGAAATTGTTCTGTCTTTATTAGGTATTTTTGGCTTGCTGCCTTGA
- a CDS encoding DUF1801 domain-containing protein, translating to MYELKTKQTDNSVIEFIEQVDSPKKREDAYRLLDIFTETTGFEAKMWGPSIIGFGSYHYKYESGHEGDAPLVGFSPRKAKISLYFAPGDKKREELLKEFGKHTSGKACVYINKVADINEDVLKELIKQSITFLNEMYSNQ from the coding sequence ATGTATGAATTAAAAACTAAACAAACAGACAATAGTGTCATTGAGTTTATTGAGCAAGTGGATAGCCCCAAAAAGCGTGAAGATGCTTATAGATTATTGGATATCTTCACAGAGACTACTGGATTTGAAGCGAAAATGTGGGGACCAAGTATTATTGGTTTTGGATCCTATCATTACAAATATGAATCAGGTCATGAAGGGGATGCACCTCTAGTTGGCTTTTCTCCTAGGAAAGCGAAAATCAGCTTGTATTTTGCACCCGGGGACAAGAAAAGGGAAGAATTATTAAAGGAATTTGGAAAACATACAAGTGGAAAAGCATGTGTATACATCAATAAAGTAGCAGATATTAATGAAGATGTCTTAAAAGAATTGATTAAGCAATCAATCACATTTTTAAATGAAATGTACTCAAATCAATAA
- a CDS encoding GNAT family N-acetyltransferase, translated as MLIIRNVTMNDLPDLVIIEHICFPIEEAATEAALKKRIQFIPDSFFVAEEGGVIVGLVNGPVIEREFITDDLFEEIKKNPAFGGHQTVLGVAVTPHFQTRGVATALLLHLEKEAKAKERESITLTCKEDLIRFYENLGYHNRGVSKSEHGGVTWYNMIKKLQ; from the coding sequence ATGTTAATTATACGTAACGTAACGATGAATGATTTACCTGACCTAGTAATTATTGAACACATTTGCTTTCCAATAGAAGAAGCAGCTACAGAAGCAGCGCTTAAAAAGCGTATTCAATTCATTCCAGATAGTTTTTTTGTAGCAGAAGAGGGCGGGGTAATTGTGGGTTTAGTTAATGGCCCAGTAATTGAAAGGGAATTTATTACTGATGATTTATTTGAGGAGATTAAGAAGAACCCAGCTTTCGGCGGTCATCAAACGGTTTTAGGAGTTGCAGTTACTCCTCATTTTCAAACAAGAGGAGTGGCAACAGCGTTACTATTACATCTTGAAAAAGAAGCAAAAGCGAAAGAACGTGAAAGTATCACACTTACCTGTAAAGAAGATTTAATCCGATTTTATGAGAATTTAGGATACCATAATAGGGGTGTTTCGAAATCGGAGCATGGTGGAGTAACCTGGTACAACATGATAAAAAAATTACAGTAG
- a CDS encoding sporulation histidine kinase inhibitor Sda gives MFSSMSNKVLVETYKNAVKLKLDEDFIILLEEEINRRGIQVDKVERMV, from the coding sequence ATGTTTTCAAGCATGAGCAATAAAGTTTTAGTAGAAACCTATAAAAATGCAGTAAAGCTTAAGCTAGACGAAGATTTTATTATTTTGTTAGAAGAAGAAATAAATCGAAGAGGGATACAAGTAGATAAGGTAGAAAGAATGGTGTAA
- a CDS encoding Na-translocating system protein MpsC family protein, whose translation MESPIYKQTGELSSYISKILRDHFGKGPESVYVSLGKTFIIFYIRNFLSPTEKVLMNQKQEETVQQTRDLVMHTLIPEIKAYIKIVTGMEIREFYYDWGLHNKSAMFTGICTDSTGIDIPIEEEFIGKAELINEIINLSSESEKKPDEIYACQLNHRSFLVIRNGILVRIEKQLIRQGMREQLKLAKRTLEKSLLHNNNHFERILDTKVIDIFVDWDFDLDKSVIVLVTNPTK comes from the coding sequence ATGGAGTCACCAATTTATAAACAAACTGGGGAGTTAAGCAGCTATATTAGTAAGATTCTGCGTGATCATTTTGGTAAAGGGCCAGAATCGGTGTATGTTTCGCTTGGCAAAACCTTTATTATCTTCTATATTCGAAATTTTCTATCTCCTACAGAAAAGGTACTTATGAATCAAAAACAAGAAGAAACGGTTCAACAAACTAGAGATTTAGTCATGCACACCCTTATTCCTGAAATAAAAGCTTATATTAAGATTGTTACCGGAATGGAAATCCGAGAATTCTACTATGATTGGGGTTTACATAATAAATCAGCAATGTTTACTGGCATTTGCACGGATTCAACCGGTATTGACATTCCCATTGAAGAAGAGTTTATTGGGAAGGCTGAACTTATAAATGAGATAATAAATTTAAGCTCAGAATCAGAAAAGAAGCCTGATGAGATTTACGCATGCCAATTGAATCACCGATCGTTCCTTGTAATTCGTAATGGGATATTGGTTAGAATTGAAAAGCAATTAATCAGACAAGGAATGCGGGAGCAGCTCAAGTTAGCAAAGCGAACACTTGAGAAAAGTTTGCTTCATAACAATAACCATTTTGAAAGGATCTTGGATACCAAAGTCATTGATATTTTTGTCGATTGGGACTTTGATTTAGATAAGAGTGTGATTGTATTGGTCACAAATCCAACAAAATAA
- a CDS encoding VOC family protein, translated as MKFSFDHLVWFQHKPENAIQHLSEKGIHVVHGGRHETWGTYNTLSYFDLSYIEFLGIEQRSIAEQHEENRLITQIVQQLSKENREGPAKIAIRVDQINELAIKLENDGFTVYGPLPGQRVTASGQVIRWTLLFIDDQPDLLSFPFFIQWEKSDKERRSAFKEQGMLERHSGANSKFDSVCFVVRDLEETIRTWGRLLNLTPSKEFRDEVLHARCQKLELPGTHLLFCTPIEKGPAEQVLNERGEKPFLVNVSETNQNSFFELLNGYWRFQ; from the coding sequence ATGAAATTTTCATTTGATCATTTAGTCTGGTTTCAACATAAACCTGAAAATGCGATACAACATCTTTCAGAAAAAGGAATCCATGTTGTACACGGCGGCCGTCATGAAACATGGGGAACCTACAATACTCTCAGTTATTTTGATTTAAGCTATATTGAATTTTTGGGGATTGAACAACGATCAATCGCTGAACAACATGAAGAAAATCGATTAATTACCCAAATTGTTCAGCAGCTGTCTAAAGAAAATCGGGAAGGTCCTGCTAAAATAGCGATTCGAGTAGATCAAATTAACGAATTAGCTATAAAGCTAGAAAATGACGGTTTTACCGTTTACGGTCCACTTCCAGGACAACGTGTAACTGCAAGCGGGCAAGTAATCAGATGGACTCTTCTTTTCATCGACGATCAACCAGACCTGCTATCTTTTCCTTTTTTCATCCAATGGGAAAAAAGCGATAAGGAGCGAAGGTCAGCGTTTAAGGAACAAGGAATGTTAGAAAGGCATAGCGGAGCAAATTCCAAATTTGACAGTGTCTGCTTTGTTGTAAGGGATTTAGAAGAAACGATAAGAACTTGGGGAAGGTTATTAAACCTAACACCGAGTAAAGAGTTCAGGGACGAGGTTTTACATGCACGATGTCAAAAATTAGAATTGCCTGGCACCCATCTTTTATTTTGCACACCGATTGAAAAAGGACCAGCAGAACAGGTTTTAAATGAAAGAGGAGAAAAACCTTTTTTAGTCAACGTAAGTGAAACAAATCAAAATAGCTTTTTTGAATTGTTAAATGGCTATTGGCGATTTCAATAA
- a CDS encoding TerC family protein yields MELSLLLEYGWVLLILILLEGLLSADNALVLAIMAKHLPEEQQKKAINIGLLLAFIFRIGAIFIISFLFHVWWIQAIGAAYLIFIALKHLLKKDHGGKEKAGKSYRATVAQIALADIAFAVDSILAAVALVIALPGTPMREIGGMDGAQFIVILIGAIAGLIVIRFAAGFFVKVLTERPSLETAAMLLVGWVGVKLLMHTLAHPALHIIPHDFVEGPIWNTIFWTVMLLIALGGWFLSGKKTEQST; encoded by the coding sequence ATGGAACTTTCTTTATTATTAGAGTATGGTTGGGTTTTACTGATTTTGATTTTGTTAGAAGGCTTATTATCCGCTGATAACGCTTTGGTGCTGGCGATTATGGCAAAGCATTTACCAGAAGAACAGCAAAAAAAAGCAATTAATATTGGATTGTTATTAGCTTTTATCTTTAGAATTGGTGCCATTTTTATTATTTCGTTTTTGTTTCATGTTTGGTGGATTCAAGCGATAGGAGCAGCATATTTAATTTTCATCGCATTAAAACACTTGCTTAAAAAGGATCATGGCGGTAAAGAGAAGGCAGGAAAAAGCTATCGAGCAACTGTGGCTCAAATCGCTTTAGCTGATATTGCCTTTGCTGTTGATTCCATATTAGCAGCAGTCGCTCTCGTTATCGCGTTGCCAGGTACGCCAATGCGTGAAATTGGTGGAATGGATGGTGCGCAATTTATTGTCATCTTAATCGGTGCAATCGCAGGATTAATCGTGATTCGGTTTGCCGCAGGATTCTTTGTTAAAGTTCTGACAGAACGCCCTAGCCTTGAAACAGCAGCGATGTTACTTGTTGGCTGGGTTGGAGTTAAGCTATTAATGCATACACTCGCGCATCCGGCATTACACATCATTCCTCATGATTTCGTAGAAGGTCCGATTTGGAATACCATCTTTTGGACTGTTATGCTTCTTATTGCTTTAGGTGGCTGGTTCTTATCTGGAAAGAAAACAGAGCAATCTACGTAA
- the vanY gene encoding VanY-A/VanY-F/VanY-M family D-Ala-D-Ala carboxypeptidase yields the protein MKKWGFLLLVLLSLGITVVNKTEFFNDQVEIKHYEPNHKLDESGASESTQLLEIKEELVYQGNLLLVNNDCPIHEESIKSDVVKLFEHHELTEGYDLLDREILLSEEVANEFSEMIKVAEEEGVRHFSINSGYRDFNEQNLLFQTMGSDLALPAGHSEHNLGLSLDVGSTLMKMSEAPEGKWIEKNAWKYGFILRYPKDKTHVTGIQYEPWHIRYVGLPHSAIIQEKNLALEEYMDYLKDEKTISATVNGEEYTVTYYPISGNTTIRIPRNRKYEISGNNMDGVIVTEYES from the coding sequence ATGAAGAAGTGGGGATTTTTATTGTTAGTATTATTAAGTTTGGGAATTACAGTAGTAAATAAAACAGAGTTTTTTAATGATCAAGTAGAGATTAAACATTATGAGCCAAATCATAAATTAGATGAAAGTGGAGCATCTGAAAGTACTCAATTGCTAGAGATAAAGGAGGAACTAGTTTATCAAGGAAATTTACTTTTGGTCAACAATGACTGTCCTATTCATGAAGAAAGTATAAAATCTGATGTTGTAAAATTATTTGAACACCACGAATTAACAGAAGGATATGATCTCTTAGATCGTGAAATTTTGTTGTCAGAAGAAGTCGCTAATGAGTTTTCAGAGATGATAAAAGTTGCAGAGGAGGAAGGGGTTCGTCACTTTTCAATTAATAGCGGCTATCGCGATTTTAATGAACAGAATCTGCTTTTTCAAACAATGGGGTCTGATTTAGCTTTGCCTGCTGGCCATAGTGAACATAATTTAGGTTTATCGTTGGATGTAGGTTCGACTCTAATGAAAATGAGTGAGGCTCCAGAAGGTAAGTGGATCGAAAAAAACGCTTGGAAATACGGTTTTATTTTGCGTTATCCAAAGGATAAAACACATGTTACTGGAATTCAATATGAACCGTGGCATATCCGCTATGTGGGATTGCCTCACAGTGCAATCATACAGGAAAAGAATTTAGCCTTAGAAGAATATATGGATTATCTGAAAGATGAAAAAACAATTTCTGCTACTGTTAATGGAGAAGAGTATACGGTTACATATTACCCGATTTCAGGTAATACGACTATTAGGATACCGAGGAATAGAAAATATGAGATTTCAGGAAATAATATGGACGGAGTAATTGTTACAGAATACGAATCATAA
- a CDS encoding HAMP domain-containing sensor histidine kinase: protein MGKIVRSFRARMILLFGISIFLSGTITYIIFKGLQWFYHTWVQWGDPLALLRLFMSTIGDVNFFLLFFIPLSILFFYLLTKPYTVYFNEISNGIHYLAKGDFKHRVYIQSNDEFSKIAHDINLASEKLEEAVQRGDFSESSKDQLVVNLAHDLRTPLTSVIGYLDLILKDNQLTEDQAKHYLTIAFTKSQRLERLIDELFEITRMNYGMLQIEIKQLNVSDLLHQLREEMYPIFEKNELMARINILSPLPILGDGELLARVFENLLTNASRYGVDGQYVDINGFIEEGEVVVQVVNYGDSIPPNELPHIFDMFYTGDKARTHQDDSTGLGLFIAKNIVEQHHGSITVDSSFIRTVFEVRLPQEIKPMD, encoded by the coding sequence ATGGGTAAAATCGTAAGAAGTTTCCGTGCAAGGATGATCCTCTTATTTGGAATAAGCATTTTTTTGTCAGGTACCATAACATACATAATCTTTAAGGGACTTCAATGGTTTTATCACACTTGGGTTCAATGGGGCGATCCGCTAGCACTGCTTCGGTTATTTATGAGCACTATTGGGGACGTAAATTTCTTTTTACTGTTCTTTATTCCTCTTTCAATTTTGTTTTTCTATTTACTAACGAAGCCCTATACCGTCTATTTTAATGAAATTTCCAATGGAATACACTATCTGGCAAAAGGGGATTTTAAACATCGGGTTTATATTCAATCGAATGATGAATTTAGTAAAATTGCACATGACATTAATCTTGCTAGTGAAAAATTAGAAGAAGCTGTTCAAAGAGGAGATTTCTCGGAAAGTAGTAAGGATCAATTAGTTGTAAATTTAGCACATGATTTAAGGACACCGCTTACCTCTGTTATCGGATATTTGGATTTAATCCTTAAAGATAACCAATTAACTGAAGATCAAGCTAAACATTATTTAACCATTGCTTTTACCAAATCACAGCGTTTAGAACGACTGATTGATGAATTATTTGAAATTACGAGAATGAATTATGGTATGTTACAAATTGAGATAAAGCAGCTTAATGTAAGTGACCTACTTCATCAATTAAGGGAAGAAATGTATCCAATCTTTGAAAAAAATGAATTGATGGCTCGTATCAATATTCTATCTCCTTTACCTATTTTAGGTGATGGAGAACTGTTAGCACGTGTGTTTGAAAACCTGTTAACCAACGCAAGCCGGTATGGAGTGGATGGTCAATATGTTGATATTAACGGTTTTATCGAGGAAGGGGAAGTAGTTGTTCAGGTTGTGAATTATGGAGACAGTATTCCTCCGAATGAACTTCCGCATATCTTTGATATGTTTTACACCGGAGACAAAGCGAGGACACATCAAGATGATAGTACAGGGCTTGGCTTATTCATAGCAAAGAATATTGTCGAGCAGCATCATGGTTCGATTACTGTAGATAGTAGTTTCATTCGGACGGTATTTGAAGTGCGTTTACCACAAGAGATTAAACCAATGGATTAA
- a CDS encoding response regulator transcription factor: MNNISILVVDDEEEIANLIAIYLEKEGFRVIKALDGQEAIHIVQTQIIDLVILDIMMPKLDGFEVTRLIREQHNMPIIFLSAKTSDFDKVHGLVIGADDYMTKPFTPIELVARVNAHLRRFMKLNQPKVNQQSILEFGGLVISPEQRTVTLYGENIDLTPKEFEILLLLARQPKKVFSVENIFQQVWGEAYYEGANTVMVHIRTLRKKLEEDKRKNKLIKTVWGVGYTFYG; encoded by the coding sequence ATGAATAATATTTCGATTTTGGTAGTAGATGATGAAGAAGAGATTGCAAATTTAATTGCCATCTATCTTGAAAAGGAAGGTTTTCGTGTAATAAAAGCATTGGACGGGCAAGAGGCCATACATATAGTCCAGACTCAAATAATTGATTTAGTTATATTGGATATCATGATGCCAAAGCTGGATGGATTTGAAGTAACGCGTCTGATACGTGAACAACATAATATGCCGATCATTTTTTTGAGTGCTAAAACATCTGATTTTGATAAGGTTCACGGACTCGTGATTGGTGCAGACGATTACATGACGAAACCGTTCACCCCGATTGAATTGGTGGCTCGTGTAAATGCACATTTGCGCCGATTTATGAAGTTGAATCAACCAAAAGTAAATCAACAATCAATCCTAGAATTTGGTGGTCTTGTTATTTCTCCTGAACAACGGACTGTTACTCTATACGGTGAAAATATCGACCTAACTCCGAAGGAATTTGAAATTTTATTGTTACTAGCCCGTCAACCTAAGAAAGTGTTTAGTGTAGAAAATATATTTCAACAGGTATGGGGCGAAGCCTATTATGAAGGGGCTAATACTGTAATGGTCCATATCCGTACACTGAGAAAAAAACTTGAGGAAGATAAACGGAAAAACAAATTAATTAAAACAGTATGGGGAGTCGGGTATACATTCTATGGGTAA
- a CDS encoding VTT domain-containing protein, which yields MTEAILSLIEEWGLLGVLISLFIEGSALPFIGSFIMVTVGFILDLTWFEIIWISIVGSFLYGVGSWIPYFIGSKFGKSVENRLSYAKREKLAKAKEAFSKNGVWSVAISSPLHLGNFVPFLAGMSHMNLRTYTIFTMIGIAPSTFLFLSIGRFYPGDIHTVMNAITDYQVLLIILFGLITLINIVIKILIHRQQKKLMKQNVMS from the coding sequence ATGACAGAAGCAATCCTGTCCCTTATAGAAGAGTGGGGGTTATTGGGAGTACTAATCTCCTTATTTATTGAAGGAAGTGCACTACCTTTTATCGGATCGTTCATTATGGTTACAGTGGGATTTATTTTAGATTTAACTTGGTTCGAGATAATCTGGATTTCGATTGTAGGTAGCTTTTTGTATGGAGTAGGAAGTTGGATTCCCTACTTTATTGGCTCTAAATTTGGGAAATCTGTTGAAAACAGATTGAGTTATGCAAAAAGAGAAAAATTAGCGAAGGCCAAGGAGGCTTTTAGCAAGAATGGGGTATGGAGCGTTGCCATTTCAAGCCCGCTTCATTTAGGGAATTTTGTCCCATTTTTAGCAGGTATGTCACATATGAACCTCCGAACCTATACAATTTTCACGATGATAGGAATTGCTCCGTCCACCTTTTTGTTTTTAAGTATTGGTCGTTTCTATCCTGGTGATATCCATACAGTAATGAACGCAATTACCGATTATCAGGTATTACTTATTATTTTATTTGGACTCATTACCTTAATTAATATTGTTATAAAAATATTGATTCATCGCCAGCAAAAAAAATTAATGAAACAGAATGTGATGAGCTAA
- a CDS encoding GNAT family N-acetyltransferase → MDLKYEIIQHEEIEQCRDLCNELMTFQKSKANLSPELFDNMNFDTRMVPSIKNALHNFIVGVKDGEKMVAYVYSNISPKETYSNDFATFFDLSSVSKKNVGCLSQFFIKEEYRQYGIGSKLFNMSMDWLKQFDDVEDYFIFVSNGNDNALEFYNRKGFSVSHMILDGFITVLRK, encoded by the coding sequence ATGGACTTAAAATATGAAATCATACAGCATGAAGAGATTGAACAATGTAGAGATTTATGTAATGAACTCATGACTTTTCAAAAATCAAAAGCCAATCTATCACCTGAGTTGTTTGATAACATGAATTTTGATACACGAATGGTTCCTTCTATAAAAAATGCATTACATAATTTTATCGTAGGCGTTAAAGATGGTGAGAAAATGGTAGCCTATGTCTATTCAAATATCTCTCCAAAAGAAACTTATTCAAATGACTTCGCAACCTTTTTTGATCTATCATCAGTAAGTAAAAAAAATGTAGGTTGCCTCTCGCAATTTTTTATAAAAGAAGAATATAGACAGTATGGAATTGGTTCTAAGCTTTTTAATATGTCAATGGACTGGTTGAAGCAATTTGATGATGTCGAGGATTATTTTATTTTTGTCTCAAATGGCAATGATAACGCATTGGAATTCTATAATCGAAAAGGATTTTCGGTGAGTCATATGATTTTGGATGGTTTTATTACTGTTTTACGAAAATAG
- a CDS encoding YjjG family noncanonical pyrimidine nucleotidase, whose product MKKYKTLLFDVDDTLLDFGAAEKLALELLFKEQNIPLTSELEDHYKKINQELWKRFEAGELGRDEVVNTRFSIFFNEYGKEVDGPSLEKNYRSYLEQGHQLVDGAIELITELYRDYDLYIVTNGVSKTQDKRLRDSGLYPLFKKIFVSEDTGYQKPMKEFFDFVFARIPHFEGAQALIIGDSLSADIKGGELAGLDTCWFNPNMKENDTKIRPTYEINKLDELNRILDVKNRLCTC is encoded by the coding sequence TTGAAAAAATATAAAACTTTGTTATTTGATGTAGATGATACCTTATTGGATTTCGGTGCAGCTGAAAAATTAGCTTTAGAACTTCTATTCAAGGAGCAAAATATTCCTCTGACCTCTGAATTGGAAGATCATTATAAAAAAATTAACCAAGAACTCTGGAAAAGGTTTGAAGCAGGAGAATTGGGTCGAGATGAGGTTGTCAACACACGATTTTCTATTTTTTTTAATGAGTATGGAAAAGAAGTGGATGGGCCTAGTCTCGAAAAAAACTACCGTAGTTACTTAGAACAAGGTCATCAACTTGTTGATGGGGCTATTGAACTAATCACAGAACTCTATCGAGATTATGATTTATATATCGTCACAAACGGAGTTTCCAAGACCCAAGATAAGCGGTTACGAGATTCAGGTTTATATCCACTATTTAAGAAAATCTTTGTATCTGAGGACACAGGTTATCAAAAGCCAATGAAGGAATTTTTTGATTTTGTATTTGCAAGAATTCCTCATTTTGAAGGGGCACAGGCATTAATCATCGGTGATTCTTTGAGTGCTGATATTAAGGGAGGGGAGCTGGCAGGTTTGGATACATGCTGGTTTAATCCTAATATGAAAGAGAATGATACGAAGATTCGTCCAACCTATGAAATCAACAAACTAGATGAGCTGAACAGAATATTAGATGTGAAAAATCGTCTTTGCACATGTTAA
- a CDS encoding sulfite oxidase translates to MADPKHPVVKPFLLTRSLQPENQETPIQFIENDIIQNHLFYRRNHFSYPKLTYSNFFLPIIGLVTKPMLLSMQTILQLPSKSLEIVLECSGNKRSFFEPIVFGEQWEKGAISQGIWKGVPLRTLLEISGIKKGAKEVIVEGYDFGKRTDLDKNFAYARSLPLEKALHSDTIIAYEYNHKPIPFKHGYPLRLIVPQWYGMASVKWIKQISIIDSHFTGPYQSIDYMYYPNHFNDNGAQPVTTMNVNSTIQKPLNLKRLNTGKHEIKGIAWTGKGFITKVEISTDHGFTWSNAKVDDTNPSYKWISWSYEWNVMEKGDFTILSKATDSYGQTQPSEANWNRNGYGYNAFDKIKVKIE, encoded by the coding sequence ATGGCTGATCCCAAACATCCTGTTGTAAAGCCTTTTTTACTAACACGAAGTTTACAACCTGAAAATCAAGAAACACCGATTCAATTTATAGAGAATGATATAATCCAAAACCATTTATTCTACAGACGGAACCACTTTTCTTATCCAAAGCTTACCTATTCAAACTTTTTTCTCCCCATAATTGGATTAGTTACAAAGCCAATGCTGCTTTCCATGCAAACGATACTTCAGCTACCCTCGAAAAGCTTAGAGATTGTCCTTGAATGTTCAGGAAATAAGCGTAGTTTCTTTGAACCTATAGTATTTGGAGAACAATGGGAAAAGGGTGCCATTAGTCAAGGAATTTGGAAAGGTGTCCCTTTACGTACCCTGCTTGAAATCTCAGGTATAAAAAAAGGAGCCAAAGAAGTGATCGTGGAAGGGTATGATTTTGGAAAACGTACGGACCTAGACAAGAATTTCGCTTATGCTAGGAGTTTACCACTGGAGAAGGCTCTACATTCTGATACGATTATTGCTTATGAATATAATCATAAGCCTATTCCATTTAAACATGGATATCCATTGAGGTTAATTGTTCCACAATGGTATGGCATGGCGTCTGTCAAATGGATCAAACAAATCAGTATTATTGATTCTCATTTTACAGGACCTTATCAGAGCATTGATTATATGTATTATCCAAATCATTTCAATGATAATGGAGCACAACCCGTTACCACCATGAATGTAAATTCGACGATTCAAAAACCGTTAAATCTGAAACGTCTGAATACTGGTAAGCATGAAATCAAAGGTATTGCATGGACTGGCAAAGGATTCATAACAAAGGTGGAAATCAGTACCGATCATGGTTTTACATGGTCCAATGCGAAGGTAGATGATACAAATCCAAGCTACAAATGGATTTCTTGGTCTTATGAATGGAATGTTATGGAAAAGGGTGATTTTACAATTTTATCAAAAGCGACCGATTCTTATGGTCAAACTCAACCATCCGAAGCTAATTGGAATCGAAATGGGTATGGATACAATGCATTCGATAAAATTAAGGTGAAAATTGAATAA